One stretch of Pseudomonas fluorescens Q2-87 DNA includes these proteins:
- the fdhD gene encoding formate dehydrogenase accessory sulfurtransferase FdhD: MKTKPPACPVPAVEAPVPAASQSYRYCDLDHSQSDSTALAEEVALAIAYNGISQAVMLVTPTDLEDFIVGFSLGSGIIKDSSDIYDLQLSGAGSAHYAQVTIANRAFWNLKQQRRQLAGTSGCGLCGVEAVEQALPNLKKLPGAPLPPAQWLEGLRQRIGQFQPLGQYCGAVHAALFMNAEGELLLGREDIGRHNALDKLIGALVRQQVPVTGGVAIVTSRCSLELIQKVLRAGIQTLVSLSSPTGLAVQWARQHNLNLIHLPQKSAPRVYSPAMENQA, translated from the coding sequence ATGAAAACCAAGCCTCCGGCCTGTCCGGTGCCCGCGGTGGAAGCGCCCGTGCCCGCCGCCAGCCAGAGCTATCGCTACTGCGATCTTGACCATTCCCAATCGGACAGCACCGCGCTGGCCGAGGAAGTGGCGTTGGCGATCGCCTATAACGGCATCAGCCAGGCCGTCATGCTGGTCACGCCTACCGATCTTGAAGACTTCATCGTCGGTTTCAGCCTCGGCAGCGGCATCATCAAAGATTCATCGGACATCTATGACCTGCAACTGAGCGGCGCCGGTTCTGCGCACTATGCCCAGGTGACCATCGCCAACCGCGCCTTCTGGAACCTCAAGCAGCAACGCCGGCAATTGGCGGGCACCAGCGGGTGCGGGTTATGCGGTGTGGAAGCGGTCGAACAGGCGCTGCCGAACCTAAAGAAATTGCCCGGCGCGCCGTTACCACCAGCACAGTGGCTCGAAGGCCTGCGCCAGCGCATCGGACAGTTCCAGCCCCTGGGCCAATACTGCGGGGCGGTTCACGCGGCGCTGTTCATGAATGCCGAAGGCGAGTTGCTGTTGGGCCGCGAAGACATTGGCCGGCACAACGCGCTCGACAAACTGATCGGCGCGTTGGTCCGGCAACAGGTCCCGGTGACCGGTGGCGTGGCGATCGTTACCAGTCGTTGCAGCCTCGAACTGATCCAGAAAGTGTTGCGCGCCGGCATCCAGACGCTGGTCAGCCTGTCGTCGCCCACCGGCCTCGCCGTGCAATGGGCCCGCCAGCACAACCTCAACCTTATCCACCTGCCGCAAAAGAGTGCGCCGCGGGTCTACAGCCCTGCGATGGAGAATCAAGCGTGA